Proteins encoded within one genomic window of Mycolicibacterium monacense:
- a CDS encoding tRNA adenosine deaminase-associated protein — MGAQSAPAQGTPDGFGVAVVREDGKWRCAPMRRASLNSLTVAEKELCEIRSAGAVFGLLDIDDEFFVIVRPAPSGTRLLLSDATAALDYDIAAEVLEQLDADIEPDDLDDVDPFEEGDLGLLSDMGLPEAVLSVILDETDLYADEQLGRIAREMGFADELSAVLDKLNR, encoded by the coding sequence ATGGGAGCACAGAGTGCGCCGGCGCAGGGCACACCCGACGGGTTCGGGGTGGCCGTCGTCCGCGAGGACGGCAAGTGGCGCTGCGCGCCCATGCGGCGGGCCTCGCTCAACAGCCTCACGGTCGCCGAGAAGGAACTGTGTGAGATCCGCAGTGCCGGAGCGGTGTTCGGGCTGCTCGACATCGACGACGAGTTCTTCGTGATCGTCCGGCCGGCCCCTTCGGGCACCCGGTTGCTGCTGTCGGACGCCACCGCGGCACTGGACTACGACATCGCCGCCGAGGTGCTCGAACAGCTCGACGCCGACATCGAACCCGACGACCTCGACGACGTCGACCCGTTCGAGGAGGGCGACCTCGGTCTGCTCTCCGACATGGGGCTGCCCGAGGCGGTCCTCAGCGTCATCCTCGACGAGACCGATCTGTACGCCGACGAGCAACTCGGCCGCATCGCCCGTGAGATGGGCTTCGCCGACGAACTGTCCGCGGTCCTCGACAAACTCAATCGGTGA
- a CDS encoding ABC transporter ATP-binding protein, protein MITFEHITKRYPDGTVAVDDLSLEVPEGTLTVFVGPSGCGKTTSMRMINRMIEPTSGTLTVDGNDVTKVDAVKLRLGIGYVIQSAGLMPHLRVVDNVATVPVLRGESRRSARKAALAVMERVGLDPKLGDRYPAQLSGGQQQRVGVARALAADPPILLMDEPFSAVDPVVREELQTEIVRLQNELRKTIVFVTHDIDEAIKLGDKVAVFGRGGVLLQYDAPARLLSNPADDAVAGFVGADRGYRGLQFYPATGTAGLPLHDLRHVRESEIDALQLAPGDWVLVTRPDGTPYAWINADGVALHRNGSSLYDSTIAGGSLFRPDGTLRLALDAALSSPSGLGVAVDEHGQVIGGVRADDVLAALDRQRQEA, encoded by the coding sequence ATGATCACCTTCGAGCACATCACCAAGCGCTACCCGGACGGCACCGTGGCCGTCGACGATCTCAGTCTCGAGGTGCCCGAGGGCACGCTGACGGTGTTCGTCGGTCCCTCCGGCTGCGGTAAGACCACGTCGATGCGGATGATCAACCGGATGATCGAACCCACCTCGGGCACGCTGACCGTCGACGGGAACGACGTCACCAAGGTCGACGCCGTCAAGCTCCGGCTGGGTATCGGCTACGTCATCCAGAGCGCCGGGCTGATGCCGCACCTGCGGGTGGTCGACAACGTCGCGACCGTGCCGGTGTTGCGCGGCGAATCCCGCCGCAGCGCCCGCAAGGCGGCACTGGCGGTGATGGAACGCGTCGGCCTCGACCCGAAGCTGGGCGACCGCTACCCCGCGCAGTTGTCCGGTGGTCAGCAACAGCGCGTCGGGGTGGCCCGTGCGCTGGCCGCCGATCCGCCGATCCTGTTGATGGACGAACCGTTCAGCGCCGTCGATCCGGTGGTCCGCGAGGAACTGCAGACCGAGATCGTGCGGCTGCAGAACGAACTGCGCAAGACGATCGTGTTCGTCACCCACGACATCGACGAGGCGATCAAACTCGGCGACAAGGTCGCGGTGTTCGGCCGCGGCGGGGTGCTGCTGCAGTACGACGCGCCTGCGCGGCTGTTGTCCAACCCGGCCGACGATGCGGTGGCCGGTTTCGTCGGGGCCGACCGCGGTTACCGCGGCCTGCAGTTCTACCCGGCCACCGGCACCGCAGGCCTTCCGCTGCACGACCTCCGTCATGTGCGCGAATCCGAGATCGACGCGCTGCAACTGGCGCCGGGGGACTGGGTGCTGGTGACCCGGCCCGACGGAACGCCCTACGCGTGGATCAACGCCGACGGTGTCGCGCTGCACCGCAACGGGAGTTCGCTCTACGACAGCACGATCGCGGGCGGTTCGCTGTTCCGGCCGGACGGCACGCTGCGGCTGGCCCTCGACGCGGCGCTGTCCTCGCCGTCGGGTCTCGGCGTCGCCGTCGACGAGCACGGTCAGGTGATCGGCGGGGTGCGCGCCGACGACGTGCTCGCCGCGCTCGACCGGCAGCGGCAGGAGGCCTGA
- a CDS encoding phosphotransferase family protein gives MTSSTLDGLDLDALDRHLRGEGIARTGELRAELIAGGRSNLTFLVFDDASKWVLRRPPLHGLTPSAHDMAREYRVVAALADTPVPVARAVTMRNDDSVLGAPFQMVEHVEGRVIRRADELEALGDKATLDRCVDELIRVLAELHAVDPAAVGLADFGKPNGYLERQVKRWGSQWGHVRLEDDPRDADVHRLHTALGERVPAESRASIVHGDYRIDNTILDATDATKVRAVLDWEMSTLGDPLSDAALMCVYRNPMFNYVHSDAAWTSELLPTGDEMAQRYATVSGQELAHWDFYMGLAYFKLAIIAAGIAFRARMGGTEDNVGEAVAPLIAAGLEALD, from the coding sequence ATGACGTCTTCCACCCTCGACGGACTCGACCTCGACGCACTCGATCGCCATCTGCGGGGCGAGGGCATCGCCCGCACCGGTGAGCTGCGGGCCGAACTGATCGCGGGCGGCCGCTCCAACCTGACGTTCCTGGTGTTCGACGACGCGTCGAAGTGGGTGCTGCGCCGTCCGCCGCTGCACGGCCTGACCCCGTCGGCGCACGATATGGCCCGCGAGTACCGGGTGGTCGCGGCGCTCGCCGACACCCCCGTCCCGGTGGCCCGCGCGGTCACGATGCGCAACGACGACTCCGTGCTGGGCGCACCGTTCCAGATGGTCGAACACGTCGAGGGCCGGGTCATCCGCCGCGCCGACGAACTCGAGGCGCTCGGCGACAAGGCGACCCTCGACAGGTGTGTCGACGAGTTGATCCGGGTGCTGGCCGAACTGCACGCGGTGGATCCGGCCGCGGTGGGGCTGGCGGATTTCGGCAAACCCAACGGCTACCTCGAACGTCAGGTCAAGCGGTGGGGATCGCAGTGGGGTCACGTACGCCTCGAGGACGATCCGCGCGATGCCGACGTCCACCGGCTGCACACCGCGCTGGGGGAGCGGGTGCCCGCCGAGAGCCGCGCGTCGATCGTGCACGGCGACTACCGCATCGACAACACGATTCTCGACGCGACGGACGCCACCAAGGTGCGGGCGGTGCTGGACTGGGAGATGTCCACGCTCGGCGATCCGCTCAGCGATGCGGCACTGATGTGCGTCTACCGCAACCCGATGTTCAACTACGTGCACAGCGACGCGGCGTGGACCTCGGAGCTGCTGCCGACCGGTGACGAGATGGCCCAGCGCTATGCGACGGTGTCCGGCCAGGAGCTCGCGCACTGGGACTTCTACATGGGGCTGGCGTACTTCAAGCTGGCGATCATCGCCGCGGGCATCGCGTTCCGCGCCCGGATGGGCGGCACCGAGGACAACGTGGGTGAGGCGGTCGCCCCGCTCATCGCGGCGGGGCTGGAAGCGCTCGACTAG
- a CDS encoding ABC transporter permease, with product MRYLLTHLDDLWALTVIHLRLSLIPIVLGLLIAVPLGALVQRTTALRRLTTITASIIFTIPSLALFVVLPLIIPTRILDEANVIVALTLYTVALLVRAVPEALDAVSPAVLDAATAVGYKPLTRMLKIELPLAVPVLIASLRVVAVTNISMVSVGSVIGVGGLGTWFTEGYQANKSDQIVAGIIAIFVLAVVIDTLIMLIGKALTPWARATRPARQKAGAAA from the coding sequence GTGCGGTACCTGCTGACCCACCTCGACGACCTGTGGGCGCTCACGGTGATCCACCTGCGGCTGTCGCTGATCCCGATCGTGCTCGGGCTGCTGATCGCGGTGCCGCTCGGGGCGCTGGTGCAGCGCACCACCGCGCTGCGACGGTTGACCACCATCACCGCCAGCATCATCTTCACGATCCCGTCGCTCGCGCTGTTCGTGGTGCTGCCGCTGATCATCCCGACGCGCATCCTCGACGAGGCCAACGTGATCGTGGCGCTGACGCTCTACACCGTCGCCCTGCTGGTGCGTGCCGTACCGGAGGCGCTGGACGCGGTCTCGCCCGCAGTGCTCGACGCGGCCACCGCCGTCGGCTACAAACCGCTCACCCGGATGCTGAAAATCGAACTCCCGCTTGCCGTTCCGGTACTCATCGCCAGCCTGCGCGTCGTCGCGGTCACCAACATCTCGATGGTGTCGGTCGGCTCGGTCATCGGGGTCGGCGGGCTCGGCACCTGGTTCACCGAGGGCTATCAGGCCAACAAGAGCGATCAGATCGTGGCGGGCATCATCGCGATCTTCGTGCTGGCGGTGGTGATCGACACCCTGATCATGCTGATCGGCAAAGCCCTGACCCCCTGGGCCAGGGCCACCCGCCCGGCCCGGCAGAAGGCGGGGGCGGCCGCGTGA
- a CDS encoding LapA family protein, which yields MTTDPYGPSAGREPEPYDQPNPGPPVPGDYEVADRQPPDLKKVHFTRAAAVWTSVIVGLLILIVLLIFIAQNTESAAMAFLGWRWNLPLGVAILLAAVCGGLIASLAGAARLFQLRRAAKKNYKAAMR from the coding sequence ATGACCACCGATCCGTACGGGCCGTCAGCGGGACGCGAGCCGGAACCGTACGACCAGCCGAACCCCGGCCCGCCGGTCCCGGGTGACTACGAAGTCGCCGACCGCCAACCGCCGGATCTGAAGAAGGTGCACTTCACCCGGGCGGCGGCGGTGTGGACGTCGGTGATCGTCGGGTTGCTCATCCTCATCGTGCTGCTGATCTTCATCGCCCAGAACACCGAGTCCGCCGCGATGGCGTTCCTGGGCTGGCGCTGGAATCTGCCACTGGGCGTGGCGATCCTGCTCGCCGCGGTGTGCGGCGGCCTGATCGCGTCGCTGGCCGGTGCGGCGCGGCTGTTCCAGCTGCGGCGCGCGGCGAAGAAGAACTACAAAGCCGCCATGCGGTAG
- a CDS encoding putative glycolipid-binding domain-containing protein, producing MSEADRSDPKNTWPAVLTWRAHDVARMESVRVQLSGKRIKAYGRIVAAACDAHPAFSASYDLVTDEHGATKRLAMTVTLAERERQVSFARDEENMWLVRDQQNQMKRAAFDGALDVDVVLSPFFNTLPIRRAGLHEHSESITVPVVYVRLPEFSVEQASISYSGGPDSDGIKVQSPVADTTITVDADGFIVDYPGLAARI from the coding sequence GTGAGTGAAGCCGACCGCTCTGACCCGAAGAACACCTGGCCCGCGGTCCTGACGTGGCGGGCGCACGACGTCGCCCGGATGGAATCCGTCCGGGTGCAGTTGTCGGGTAAGCGCATCAAGGCCTACGGCCGGATCGTCGCTGCCGCCTGCGATGCGCACCCCGCGTTCTCCGCCTCCTACGACCTGGTGACCGACGAGCACGGGGCGACCAAGCGGCTGGCGATGACGGTCACGCTGGCCGAGCGGGAGCGCCAGGTGTCGTTCGCCCGGGACGAAGAGAACATGTGGTTGGTCCGCGATCAGCAGAACCAGATGAAACGTGCCGCATTCGACGGCGCCCTGGATGTCGACGTGGTGCTCAGCCCGTTCTTCAACACGCTGCCGATCCGCCGCGCCGGCCTGCACGAGCACAGCGAATCGATCACGGTCCCGGTGGTGTACGTGCGGTTGCCCGAGTTCTCGGTCGAACAGGCGTCGATCAGCTACAGCGGCGGCCCGGACTCCGACGGCATCAAGGTGCAGTCACCGGTCGCCGACACCACGATCACCGTCGATGCCGACGGGTTCATCGTCGACTATCCCGGGTTGGCAGCGCGGATCTGA
- a CDS encoding ABC transporter permease, whose product MNFLSEALSFIFTAANWAGPAGLGARIVEHLEYTVIAVVFSALIAVPLGMIIGHTGKGTFLVVTGVNALRALPTLGVLLLGVLLWGLGLVGPTVALMLLGIPPLLAGTYSGIANVDPAVVDAARSMGMTERRVLLRVEVPIALPLILGGLRTATLQIVATATVAAYASLGGLGRYLIDGIKVREFYLALVGALMVTALALILDGLLAFAVWLSVPGTGRWRRAARMPQPLLGDEVALESRSRGGSRSTSVAGYEPASASPTVEG is encoded by the coding sequence GTGAACTTCCTGTCCGAGGCGCTGTCGTTCATCTTCACCGCCGCCAACTGGGCCGGCCCGGCAGGGCTGGGCGCGCGCATCGTCGAACACCTCGAGTACACCGTGATCGCGGTCGTGTTCTCCGCGCTGATCGCCGTCCCGCTGGGAATGATCATCGGCCACACCGGGAAGGGCACGTTCCTGGTCGTGACGGGGGTCAACGCATTGCGCGCGCTGCCCACCCTCGGGGTGCTGCTGCTCGGCGTACTGCTGTGGGGGCTGGGCCTGGTCGGCCCGACCGTCGCGCTGATGTTGCTCGGCATCCCGCCGCTGCTGGCGGGGACCTACTCCGGGATCGCCAACGTCGACCCGGCGGTGGTCGACGCGGCGCGGTCGATGGGGATGACCGAGCGCCGGGTGCTGCTGCGGGTGGAGGTGCCGATCGCGCTGCCCCTGATTCTCGGTGGGCTGCGCACGGCGACCCTGCAGATCGTGGCCACCGCGACGGTCGCCGCCTACGCGAGCCTCGGCGGGTTGGGCCGCTACCTCATCGACGGCATCAAGGTCCGGGAGTTCTATCTGGCGCTCGTGGGCGCGCTGATGGTGACGGCGCTGGCGCTCATCCTCGACGGGTTGCTCGCGTTCGCGGTGTGGCTGTCGGTGCCGGGCACCGGGCGGTGGCGCCGCGCGGCCCGGATGCCGCAGCCGCTGCTGGGCGACGAGGTGGCGCTGGAGTCACGAAGTCGCGGCGGATCGCGGTCGACTTCGGTAGCGGGCTACGAACCGGCGAGCGCGTCGCCTACGGTAGAAGGGTGA
- a CDS encoding alkyl/aryl-sulfatase, with protein sequence MDSKPPSDAIQAAHRHHLSTLPFTDRADFVDADRGFIAALEPCVVAAADGRVVWDNDVYAFLDGEAPASVHPSLWRQSQLAAKQGLYEVVEGIYQVRGLDLSNITFVEGDTGVIVIDPLISTETAAAALALYRQHRGDRAVTAVIYTHSHVDHFGGVLGVTSQADVDAGKVAVLAPEGFVEHAVQENVYAGTAMARRATYMYGTLLARGPRGQVGCGLGQQTSTGEVALVVPTLDIRETGEAHTIDGVEIEFQMAPGTEAPAEMHFYFPRYRALCMAENATHNLHNLLTLRGALVRDPHAWSGYLTEAIDTFADKADVVFASHHWPTWGRDRITEYLSLQRDMYAYLHDQTLRMLNQGHTGIEIAEQFQMPPALERAWHTHGYYGSVSHNVKAVYQRYMGWFDGNPGRLWAHPPEALATRYAEALGGVDRVVELARKACDEGDFRWAATLLDHAVFADQNHTEARQLYADTLEQLAYGAENGVWRNFFLSGAAELRDGNFGTAVQSTSPTLLSELTPAQMFDSLAISINGPRAWDLDVAVDVTFLDTGDNYRLTLRNGVLVHRKVSADESSVQATIRLANKVRLLAYAAGDTTSPGVEITGDEAALANIVGVLDRPDPAFDIVMP encoded by the coding sequence ATGGACTCGAAGCCACCGAGTGACGCCATCCAAGCGGCCCACCGGCATCACCTGAGCACCCTGCCGTTCACCGACAGAGCGGATTTCGTCGACGCCGACCGCGGGTTCATCGCCGCGCTCGAGCCGTGCGTGGTCGCCGCGGCCGACGGGCGGGTGGTGTGGGACAACGACGTCTACGCGTTCCTCGACGGGGAGGCGCCGGCGTCGGTGCACCCCAGCCTGTGGCGGCAGTCCCAACTCGCCGCCAAACAGGGGCTGTACGAAGTGGTCGAGGGCATCTACCAGGTCCGCGGCCTCGACCTGTCGAACATCACATTCGTCGAGGGGGACACCGGCGTCATCGTCATCGACCCGCTGATCTCGACCGAGACCGCGGCCGCGGCGTTGGCGCTCTACCGCCAGCACCGCGGCGACCGTGCGGTGACCGCTGTCATCTACACCCACAGTCACGTCGACCACTTCGGCGGCGTGCTCGGCGTAACCTCCCAGGCCGACGTCGATGCCGGCAAGGTGGCCGTGCTGGCGCCGGAGGGTTTCGTCGAACACGCGGTGCAGGAGAACGTCTATGCCGGCACCGCAATGGCCCGCCGGGCCACGTACATGTACGGGACGCTGTTGGCGCGCGGACCGCGGGGCCAGGTGGGATGTGGCTTGGGGCAACAGACTTCGACGGGTGAGGTCGCCTTGGTCGTGCCCACGCTCGACATCCGCGAGACGGGCGAGGCGCACACGATCGACGGTGTCGAGATCGAGTTCCAGATGGCGCCGGGGACCGAGGCGCCTGCCGAGATGCACTTCTACTTCCCGCGCTACCGCGCGCTGTGCATGGCCGAGAACGCGACGCACAACCTGCACAACCTGCTCACGCTGCGCGGGGCCCTGGTACGCGATCCGCACGCGTGGTCGGGCTACCTCACCGAGGCGATCGACACCTTCGCCGACAAGGCCGACGTCGTGTTCGCCTCCCATCACTGGCCGACCTGGGGCCGCGACCGCATCACCGAATACCTGTCGCTGCAACGCGATATGTACGCCTACCTGCACGACCAGACGCTGCGCATGCTCAACCAGGGGCACACCGGCATCGAGATCGCCGAGCAGTTCCAGATGCCACCCGCGCTGGAGCGGGCCTGGCACACCCACGGCTACTACGGTTCGGTCAGCCACAACGTCAAGGCGGTCTACCAGCGCTACATGGGCTGGTTCGACGGCAACCCCGGCCGACTGTGGGCGCACCCGCCGGAGGCGCTGGCCACCCGGTATGCCGAGGCCCTCGGCGGCGTCGACCGGGTGGTCGAGCTGGCCAGGAAAGCCTGCGACGAGGGTGACTTCCGCTGGGCGGCAACGCTGCTCGATCACGCCGTGTTCGCCGACCAGAATCACACCGAGGCCCGGCAACTCTACGCCGACACTCTCGAGCAGCTGGCCTACGGCGCGGAGAACGGGGTGTGGCGCAACTTCTTCCTGTCCGGGGCCGCCGAACTGCGCGACGGCAACTTCGGCACCGCGGTCCAGTCCACGTCACCGACCCTGCTGAGCGAACTGACTCCGGCGCAGATGTTCGACAGCCTCGCCATCAGCATCAACGGCCCCCGCGCCTGGGATCTCGACGTGGCGGTGGACGTGACGTTCCTCGACACCGGCGACAACTACCGGCTGACGCTGCGCAACGGAGTCCTGGTGCACCGCAAGGTCTCTGCCGACGAGTCGAGTGTGCAGGCCACGATCCGGCTGGCGAACAAGGTGCGGTTGCTGGCCTACGCCGCGGGCGACACCACGTCGCCGGGCGTCGAGATCACCGGTGACGAGGCGGCGCTGGCGAACATCGTGGGGGTGCTCGACCGCCCGGACCCCGCTTTCGACATCGTCATGCCGTAG
- a CDS encoding SDR family NAD(P)-dependent oxidoreductase: protein MGYADEMFDLTDRVVLVTGGSRGLGREIAFGAARCGADVVIASRSLETCEATAAEIAEATGRTAMPYEVHVGRWDQLDGLVSAVYERFGKLDVLVNNAGMSPLYESLTSVTEKLFDAVFNLNVKGPFRLAALIGERMVADGGGTIVNVSSSGSIRPDPHMLPYAAAKAGLNAMTEGLAQAYGPTVRVNTLMAGPFLTDVSKAWDFSGTENPFGHMALKRAGDPAEIVGAALFLMSNASSFTTGAILRADGGIP from the coding sequence ATGGGATACGCCGACGAAATGTTCGACCTGACCGACCGGGTGGTGCTGGTCACCGGCGGTAGCCGGGGGCTGGGCCGCGAGATCGCCTTCGGAGCCGCGCGCTGCGGGGCCGATGTGGTGATCGCCAGCCGGTCGCTCGAGACGTGCGAGGCGACCGCCGCCGAGATCGCCGAGGCGACGGGCCGGACCGCCATGCCCTACGAGGTCCACGTGGGACGGTGGGATCAGCTCGACGGTCTGGTTTCCGCGGTGTACGAGCGGTTCGGCAAGCTCGACGTGCTGGTCAACAACGCCGGTATGTCACCGCTGTACGAGTCGCTGACGTCGGTGACCGAGAAGCTGTTCGACGCGGTGTTCAACCTGAACGTCAAGGGACCGTTCCGGTTGGCGGCGCTGATCGGTGAGCGGATGGTGGCCGACGGCGGCGGGACGATCGTCAACGTCAGCTCCAGCGGATCGATCCGGCCCGATCCGCACATGCTGCCCTACGCCGCCGCCAAGGCCGGCCTCAACGCCATGACCGAGGGGCTGGCGCAGGCCTACGGCCCGACGGTGCGCGTCAACACGCTGATGGCCGGGCCGTTCCTCACCGATGTCAGCAAGGCGTGGGACTTCTCCGGTACCGAGAATCCGTTCGGTCACATGGCGCTGAAGCGGGCCGGGGATCCGGCCGAGATCGTCGGCGCCGCACTGTTTCTCATGTCGAATGCGTCGAGCTTCACCACCGGCGCCATCCTGCGCGCCGACGGCGGCATCCCCTGA
- a CDS encoding prephenate dehydrogenase has translation MCVLGLGLIGGSVMRAAAAAGREVFGYNRSVEGVQGARFDGFDASEHLDEVLGRAAETSALVVLAVPVPALGLMLGHIRDAAPQCPLTDVTSVKGAVLEHVRSFGLQERFVGGHPMAGTAHSGWAAGDAALFVGAPWVISVDDHVDPDVWAHVMTLALDCHAVVVPARSDEHDAAAAGISHLPHLLAEALAVTAGEVPLAFALAAGSFRDGTRVAGTAPDLVRAMCEANSSQLVPALDRSIELLTAAREALARHGSVADLVESGHAARMRYDSFSRPEIITTVIGEENWRDELAAAGRAGGVIRSALPTRDSRR, from the coding sequence GTGTGCGTTTTGGGCCTGGGCCTCATCGGCGGCTCGGTGATGCGCGCCGCCGCGGCCGCCGGGCGCGAGGTGTTCGGGTACAACCGGTCGGTCGAGGGCGTCCAGGGTGCGCGCTTCGACGGTTTCGACGCCAGCGAGCACCTCGACGAGGTGCTCGGCCGCGCCGCCGAGACCTCGGCGCTGGTCGTGCTGGCCGTGCCGGTGCCCGCCCTCGGACTCATGCTGGGCCACATCCGCGACGCGGCGCCGCAATGTCCGCTCACCGATGTGACGAGCGTCAAAGGCGCTGTGCTGGAACATGTTCGTTCATTCGGCCTACAGGAGCGCTTCGTCGGCGGACACCCGATGGCGGGCACCGCGCACTCGGGCTGGGCGGCCGGCGACGCGGCGCTGTTCGTCGGTGCGCCGTGGGTGATCAGCGTCGACGACCACGTCGACCCCGACGTGTGGGCACACGTGATGACGCTCGCGCTGGACTGCCACGCGGTGGTGGTGCCGGCCCGCTCCGACGAACACGACGCCGCCGCGGCCGGCATCTCGCACCTGCCGCACCTGCTCGCCGAGGCGCTGGCCGTCACCGCGGGTGAGGTGCCGCTGGCGTTCGCGCTGGCGGCCGGATCGTTCCGGGACGGCACCCGGGTGGCCGGGACGGCGCCCGATCTGGTGCGGGCGATGTGCGAGGCGAACTCGTCACAACTCGTCCCGGCGCTGGACCGCAGCATCGAGCTGCTCACCGCCGCGCGGGAGGCGCTGGCGCGACATGGTTCGGTGGCCGACCTGGTCGAATCGGGCCACGCCGCCCGCATGCGCTACGACAGCTTCAGCCGCCCCGAGATCATCACCACCGTGATCGGCGAGGAGAACTGGCGCGACGAACTGGCCGCCGCCGGCCGGGCCGGCGGGGTGATCAGATCCGCGCTGCCAACCCGGGATAGTCGACGATGA
- a CDS encoding histidine phosphatase family protein: MQLLLIRHALPLRSEPGQGSDPDLSEDGIEQAKRLPDALTRFPIARLVSSPQRRAVQTAQPVAETLGLTVEVDERLAEYDRDLPHYIPIEQIAKENPQELERLMSGRLPSGVDEDAFMARIFAAVDDLVASAEREDTVAVFSHGGVINALLHRVLRTERLLSFNVDYASVTRLLWSSRANQLAVASVNGTEHVWDLLPRNLRW; encoded by the coding sequence GTGCAACTGCTTCTCATCCGACATGCGCTGCCCTTGCGCAGTGAACCCGGGCAGGGCTCCGACCCCGACCTGTCCGAAGACGGCATCGAACAGGCCAAACGACTGCCCGACGCGCTGACCAGGTTCCCGATCGCGCGGCTGGTGAGCAGTCCGCAGCGTCGCGCCGTGCAGACCGCGCAGCCCGTCGCCGAAACCCTCGGGCTCACGGTCGAGGTCGACGAGCGCCTCGCCGAATACGACCGCGACCTGCCGCACTACATCCCGATCGAGCAGATCGCGAAGGAGAACCCGCAGGAGCTCGAACGCCTGATGAGCGGCCGGCTGCCCAGCGGCGTCGACGAGGACGCGTTCATGGCGAGGATCTTCGCCGCCGTCGACGACCTCGTGGCCAGCGCCGAGCGCGAGGACACCGTCGCGGTGTTCAGCCACGGCGGGGTGATCAACGCGCTGCTGCACCGGGTGCTGCGCACCGAGCGGCTGCTGTCCTTCAACGTCGACTACGCGTCGGTGACCCGGTTGCTGTGGTCGTCGCGGGCCAATCAGCTCGCGGTGGCGTCGGTCAACGGGACCGAGCACGTATGGGATCTGCTGCCGCGGAATCTTCGGTGGTGA
- a CDS encoding ABC transporter substrate-binding protein, whose protein sequence is MASTRRRTRWAALLVSVTLALTACGSSNPLGGGEISGDLKTVTVGSADFTESKIIAEIYAQALEANGFDISRQFGIGSRETYIPAVQDHSIDLIPEYTGNLLQYFDEETDVTTPDAVILGLLRALPGDLSILYPSPAEDKDTVAVSAETAQRWNLKTIGDLAAHSPEVKFGGPSEFLNRTEGLPGLKEKYGLDIAPSNFVAISDGGGPATVRALTDGTVTAANIFSTSPAIEQNNLVVLEDPKNNFLAANVVPLVASQKKSDELKSVLDAVSAKLTTEGLIELNAAVEGNRGVDPDEAAQKWVADNGFDKPLTK, encoded by the coding sequence ATGGCGAGCACGCGCAGACGCACCCGATGGGCGGCCCTGCTGGTCTCTGTGACGTTGGCACTGACCGCGTGCGGCAGTTCGAACCCGCTCGGCGGCGGTGAGATCTCGGGCGACCTCAAGACGGTCACCGTCGGGTCGGCCGACTTCACCGAGTCCAAGATCATCGCCGAGATCTACGCTCAGGCGTTGGAGGCCAACGGTTTCGACATCAGCAGGCAGTTCGGCATCGGCAGCCGCGAGACGTACATCCCTGCCGTACAGGACCACTCGATCGATCTGATCCCCGAATACACCGGGAACCTGTTGCAGTACTTCGACGAAGAGACCGACGTGACGACCCCGGACGCGGTGATCCTCGGTCTGCTGCGGGCGCTGCCCGGTGACCTGTCGATCCTGTATCCCTCACCGGCCGAGGACAAGGACACCGTCGCGGTGTCGGCCGAGACGGCGCAGCGGTGGAATCTCAAGACGATCGGCGATCTGGCGGCCCACTCACCGGAGGTGAAGTTCGGCGGGCCGTCGGAGTTCCTCAACCGCACCGAGGGCCTGCCGGGGCTCAAGGAGAAGTACGGTCTGGACATCGCACCGTCGAACTTCGTGGCGATCAGCGACGGCGGCGGGCCCGCGACGGTCCGTGCACTGACCGACGGAACGGTCACCGCGGCGAACATCTTCAGCACCTCACCGGCCATCGAGCAGAACAACCTGGTGGTGCTGGAGGATCCGAAGAACAACTTCCTCGCGGCCAACGTCGTGCCGCTGGTCGCCTCGCAGAAGAAGTCCGACGAGCTCAAATCGGTGCTCGACGCGGTCAGCGCGAAACTGACGACCGAGGGCCTCATCGAACTGAACGCCGCAGTCGAAGGCAACCGCGGCGTCGATCCCGACGAGGCCGCGCAGAAGTGGGTGGCCGACAACGGGTTCGACAAACCCCTGACGAAGTAG